DNA sequence from the Salvelinus sp. IW2-2015 unplaced genomic scaffold, ASM291031v2 Un_scaffold1899, whole genome shotgun sequence genome:
CAGATCCAAATCAAACTTTAGTAACCACATTCAAGGCATGTTACAATACATCAAAAATGACGATTTGACAAATATCTATTTTGTTAGATTAGATTGGTTGAATGTGCGTCCTTCTATCCCCCacggtctgcgttccattgactTCTTTACCACATCTATTAGCATTCAACACTTTAGTTTATCAGAGATCATCAGTCCTGGTGatcagggagatagagagagatacaacCACAAGAACAGACAGGCTACTGCCAAGCCATTGAGTAGAGGAGCCTTTGGGGATGATTGATGGAGGACTCGTACTTGTAGGAGATCTGGTGAGACAAACAGACAAAGAAAGACTTTCATTCTCCAAAGAATAAGGTAGACATTTTAAAAATACTTGACTCTTGTGTTGTCTACACCTGTTTGGTAGTCTAATGTTGTCATATCTTTTCGCTTACataacatgtcctcacctggggaAGAGGTAACAGTCGCGGATGCTGTCAATGGTGTGAGTCCTTGAACTTGTCaaaacgatctctctgtactcgtgatctttatttcttacattgtttacCTCAGCCACCCTAAACACCTCTGCTGGGGATATCAGCTGATCAATGCTTTCTGGGACGCAACTGTACTCATCCATGTTGACTACAGTGCAGGAAGTGATGTTGAAAAGGATCCCACTGTCTGAAGCAACTTCCTCCGCGTCGGAATGTTTGGCCTTGGTTGAGGTAAACCTCCCAAATCGCACTTCTGACCCTACTTGTGCCTCATACTCTTTGCTTGAGCCACGAAACACAGTTTTGCAGTTCTCTGTCTTCAAAAGCCTCATGGCATCCATT
Encoded proteins:
- the LOC112072353 gene encoding T-cell ecto-ADP-ribosyltransferase 2 is translated as MQGQREKIIILILVAALSHRVTQAKVMDMVPNAVDDQYTHCREQMLKKVVGGGLLEEELKGSKEYRSAWQAKPCTKLIPGGVKQHTDALVAYGHGGNVFRKIFNNAVETQGGNVTVYNGNFRFKSLHFLLMDAMRLLKTENCKTVFRGSSKEYEAQVGSEVRFGRFTSTKAKHSDAEEVASDSGILFNITSCTVVNMDEYSCVPESIDQLISPAEVFRVAEVNNVRNKDHEYREIVLTSSRTHTIDSIRDCYLFPRSPTSTSPPSIIPKGSSTQWLGSSLSVLVVVSLSISLITRTDDL